From Cyanobacteria bacterium GSL.Bin1:
CTGGTTTTGCTGGAGTTTTTCCAGAATGGCTCCCACTTGAATGGCAATGTGCCAAAAATCTGATAATTGCTGCCTTGATAAATTTTGATTCTCTCTAACGGCAAAGTATTCTAGCCAAGAAATCCCCCTAAAATCCTCCATAATTAGAGCCCACCCATTGCCGAAGCTCTCCAAGGCATAAGTCTTGACTACCCCATCTAAATTGAGGTTGTGGGTAATAATATATTGATTGCGAAATTTTGTGAGTTCGGTAAAACTTGGATGTTGATTGGTTAAACATGCAATCGCAACTTTTTGGCGATCTCGGATACGCTCTCCTCGATAAAGAGCAGTCTGAATTCCTTCAGAGATTTTCTCTAAATTTTTATACCCTTTTAGTGATACCAACATCGAAGTCTTAGCTACTCTATATTAGTTTTAAGTATAAGGACAGGAGGAAAATTGTAAGCACCCAAGAAACTGAGGCGGATTGATTTCTAAATCATTCACAATCGAACGCAGAGAGTCAAGAGTATAATTCAAGTCTTCCAAAAGATTCAGATTCTCCATAACCAAATGGACCTTTTCTAGCTTGTATTGATCTGACAAAGTAAGAATTTTTTTATACTTTTTTTGAAGAAATGTTTAGTATAAACCATTTTGTGCGATCCCAGGTGTTTAGAATATAAAACACAGCATGGACAAGTTTAGCTTGATTTGTTATGGCTTATACGTTCAATATTGTTGGTGTTACTCCCATTGGGAAATTTGTTCAATTTCAACACCAATTCTCTCGTAAACGGAATCGTAGCAAGACATATCTCGGTAGTTATGACTGTTCTCTAGATGGCTTAATTAAGGCGACAAAAATGATTCCTCATAAGCCAGATTGGGATTGGGATCAAGTATTAGCGGAAATTGTTAATTTCTGGATACAGTCTGAAGGACCGATTCAACACTGGAAGCAAGAACTAGCGGTAGTGCAAGAAGAAAGTTTATTAGTGGGGCGAGTTGCTAATTCCGATTGTCTGCGCCAAGAATTTGAATCATTACTCGAATTGTGAGCTACCCCCAACCAATTGTTAGCGGAATGTGGTCGGGGCTTTGTATCTAACAGGTTGCCCAACTGTAGATTTCTTAAGTGCCCCACAACTATATCTTACAGCTGGGCAGTCAGGTTTATCCCGTGTTCCAAAAGAAATCATTCCCAGATTCTCGTCTGTGAGTTTTTGGGGTCTGTTGAGGTCTCGATATAGCTTAAGCCCATATCGCATCAATTTGCCAACTCATACCTTCTGATTTTAAAAAGTCATAGCTGAAATGATCAACGTCATTGGTATCGGTTAATTCTAGATTGTAAAAATTCACCACATTATCCTCGAAATAAGGTCCGGCATGCCAGGTTCCTTTATTGAGTTTGACAAAACAATGACCGGGGATTTGAAAGGCTTTTAGTTTTTTGACATTGGGTTTTGGATCAGTGCTAGGAGGCGCAACAGCTAACAGCCAGCTTTTCCCTTCTAATGCCCCTAAACATTGCGTACACCGTTGATGACGAGTGATGCGATGGAATTGTTTACCCCGCTGCGTTAACTGCATAATATAAAAACGGGGTTGTCCTTGGCTTAAGTCCAATTGCGCATCGTTTTGGTCATAAGGCTTGCCATCTGCTGCTGGTAAGATGAGTTGTCCATAAGGGGCAAAAGCATCTTGAGTCACCCACTCTGCAGGAAGGGTTTTAATTGTTATTTGTTCTTGATTCATGATTGTTTGTCCTGTGTTTCCAGTGTGAATTAGATCATAACTAACGACAAATGACCAAGGACGAAGGACTAATGACTCATTTTGAATTGCTTTTCAATGGTAGGAATGGCATCAATTAATTTCCGGGTGTAGGCTGTTGCCGGAGTTTGATAAATTGTTTGCGCGCTGCCAATTTCTTCAATTTTGCCTTTATTCATCACCATAACGCGATCGCTGATAAATTTAACAACGCTTAGATCGTGAGAAATAAAGATATAGGTTAAATTGAATTCGTCTTGTAACTCTTTGAGTAAGTTCAAAACTTGCGCTTGCACAGAAACATCAAGGGCAGAAACTGACTCATCACAAATAATAAACTGCGGATTTAAAGCCAGGGCACGAGCAATACAAATTCGCTGCCGTTGTCCGCCCGAAAATTCGTGAGGATAACGATTCATATCATTGGCACTTAAACCCACTCTTTCTAAGAGATAACCAACGCGTTCTTTCCGTTGCCGAGAATTTTGATATTGTTGATGAATGTTTAGGGGGTCAATAATCGTTTTGCCGATGCTGAGACGAGGATTAAGAGAACTATAGGGATTTTGAAAGACAATTTGCATTTGCCGACGCAAACGACGCAGACGTTTTCCTTGCCAGTGGGTGATGTTTTCTCCACTAAAGAAAATTTGTCCCTGGAGGGGAGAAATTAGTTTTAAGAGGGTACGGGCTAAGGTGGATTTGCCACAACCCGATTCACCCACTAACCCTAAGGTTTCCCCTCGATAAACAGTAAAAGAAACCCCATTCACTGCCATAAAATATCGCTTCGGTTGTCCAAAAATTCCTCGCAAAGGAAACCCAACTTGTAAGTTTTGTACAGTTAATAAGGGAGCACTGACCAGGCTACTATCTTCACCACGCATATTATCATGATCTGCGCTCTCTCTGCCAATACCAGTGTCTTGCCGCTGGAGAGTGGGGTTGGCGGTTTTGACTTGCCCATCTCCAGTTAAAAAATCGCTAACAGTGGGGAGATAGGCTAAGGTTTGGTCTAAACGCGGGCGACATGCCAATAAGCCTTTCGTATAAGGATGTTGCGGATCGGTGAAAATACTGTGAATGTGTCCCGATTCCACAAGATTTCCCTGATACATTACAGCCACTTGATCAGCAGTTTCTGCGACGACACCGAGATCATGGGTGATAAATAGCATGGACATTCCCCGCGCCTGACACAAATCTCGCAAGAGATTTAAGATCGTTTTCTGGACAGTAACATCAAGGGCAGTTGTCGGTTCATCCGCAATCAGCAATGCCGGATTACAGGAAATTGCCATTGCAATCATCACTCGTTGCAATTGGCCACCGGAGAGTTGGTGGGGATAGCGTTCAAGAAAAGCCCGTTTTTGTTCGTTAATGCGATGATTGACTTCAGCTTCGCTAAGGCGGTTATCTTCGAGGAGACAGTCTTGTCGCAGGATGTCATCAGACGGTAATAATCTTACTTCTTGGAGACGCGCGATCGCTTGTCTTCGTGCTTCACTGGGAGAAACATTCTGATGTTGACGAATTGCTTCGGTAATCTGAAAGCCGATATTATAAACGGGATTGAGAGAACTCATGGGTTCTTGGAAAATCATCGCCATTTTCCCACCCCGATAGTTTCGTCGTTGTGCGTTGGGCAGTTTTAGGAGATCGAGAGGCGGTGTATCCGGAGAAGATTGAAAGTAAATTTCACCGGCAGTGACTTCACCGGGAGTCCCCACTAAACCCATCAATGCTAACGCTGTTACTGATTTTCCGGAACCCGATTCTCCCACTAAACCTAATGTT
This genomic window contains:
- a CDS encoding Ureidoglycolate hydrolase, with the protein product MNQEQITIKTLPAEWVTQDAFAPYGQLILPAADGKPYDQNDAQLDLSQGQPRFYIMQLTQRGKQFHRITRHQRCTQCLGALEGKSWLLAVAPPSTDPKPNVKKLKAFQIPGHCFVKLNKGTWHAGPYFEDNVVNFYNLELTDTNDVDHFSYDFLKSEGMSWQIDAIWA
- a CDS encoding dipeptide ABC transporter ATP-binding protein; protein product: MGDAVIDVRNLKVEFFLEDQHLIAVNGINFQIPRGQTLGLVGESGSGKSVTALALMGLVGTPGEVTAGEIYFQSSPDTPPLDLLKLPNAQRRNYRGGKMAMIFQEPMSSLNPVYNIGFQITEAIRQHQNVSPSEARRQAIARLQEVRLLPSDDILRQDCLLEDNRLSEAEVNHRINEQKRAFLERYPHQLSGGQLQRVMIAMAISCNPALLIADEPTTALDVTVQKTILNLLRDLCQARGMSMLFITHDLGVVAETADQVAVMYQGNLVESGHIHSIFTDPQHPYTKGLLACRPRLDQTLAYLPTVSDFLTGDGQVKTANPTLQRQDTGIGRESADHDNMRGEDSSLVSAPLLTVQNLQVGFPLRGIFGQPKRYFMAVNGVSFTVYRGETLGLVGESGCGKSTLARTLLKLISPLQGQIFFSGENITHWQGKRLRRLRRQMQIVFQNPYSSLNPRLSIGKTIIDPLNIHQQYQNSRQRKERVGYLLERVGLSANDMNRYPHEFSGGQRQRICIARALALNPQFIICDESVSALDVSVQAQVLNLLKELQDEFNLTYIFISHDLSVVKFISDRVMVMNKGKIEEIGSAQTIYQTPATAYTRKLIDAIPTIEKQFKMSH